Below is a window of Clostridia bacterium DNA.
TTTGCGACAGGGAATAGATAAAAAGGAAGCAATTAAAAAAGTAGCAGAGGATAGAAAATTGCCCAAAAAGGAAATATATAAAATAGGGTGCAATATAGAATAGTACAGTTTAGCTTTGCTTTGCTACTATATAAATCGCACAATGAAGATTACTTTGATTAGCTGCGATTTATAACAATAATGAAAATGTTTCTCAGTATTGAACTATTTTTTAAAGGATTTACTGCGAAACATATACCTGTCAGAGAATTTGAAAGGAGGACAAAACATGAAATTCACAAAGGATATGACTGTGGCTCAGATTTTGAGAGCAAATCCCAATACTGCTGAGGTTTTCATGAGATATGGAATGCATTGCCTTGGCTGACCGGGTGCTACAGGAGAGTCTGTGGAACAGGCTGCTATGGTGCATGGTTTTGATGGAGATCAGCTTTTAGAAGATTTGAATAAAGTAAATTAGTAAAATTTAAAGGTTAGGATTTCTCCTAACCTTTTGAATTACTTTTTGAATTCTTCCATGCAAGCTGGGCAAATGTTTTTGCCTTTGTAAACAATTACGTCCTTTGCATTTTGGCAGAATATGCATGCTGGCTCATATTTCTTCAATATGATATGTTCGCCATCAACATATATCTCTAAGGAATCCTTTTCCTCTATATTAAGGGTTCTCCTTAATTCTATCGGAATTACAACCCTACCTAGCTCATCAACTTTTCTTACAAT
It encodes the following:
- a CDS encoding AbrB/MazE/SpoVT family DNA-binding domain-containing protein, whose protein sequence is MKSTGIVRKVDELGRVVIPIELRRTLNIEEKDSLEIYVDGEHIILKKYEPACIFCQNAKDVIVYKGKNICPACMEEFKK
- a CDS encoding DUF1858 domain-containing protein, whose amino-acid sequence is MKFTKDMTVAQILRANPNTAEVFMRYGMHCLGUPGATGESVEQAAMVHGFDGDQLLEDLNKVN